The Salinicoccus roseus DNA segment GGGATTCTGTTTCCAGCACAAGTTTCCCTGCCCCCACCACAGCTTGGGCTGCCAGCATATAGGCCTGCTGGCGTGGAAAGCCTGCGCTCACCGCCTTGTCCGCCATTGCCTCTATCATCAGGAAAGTATAGGTAGGAGAAGACCCCGTAAGCGAAGGTGCATATTTCATCAAAGGTTCCTCCACCCATGCCACCGCAGCAATCCGGTTAAATATTTCATCAAGGGTTTCCTTATCTTCATCCGAAATATGGGCGTTGGCTGCCATTACCATCACGCCCTCCTGGACAGATACAGCGATATTAGGCATATTCCTTACAATCTTATGCTGTGGGAGGATCGTCTCCATTTCATCAATTGATACACCTGCTGCGATGGAGATATGGATTGCATCTTCTCTTGTGTAAGCTCTCACTTCGTTGAAAACATGAAGTGTCTGGTCCGAACTTACACCATTGACGATAATATCGCATTCAGACAGCAGACTATAATCGGTACTTACTTCTATTCCTTTTCCTTCATTGAATTTATCAAGTTTCTGCTGGTTTCTGCCGGTGACGATGATATCATCTTTCATCTCCGGACTTTTCAACAGACCTTTGACAATGTGATTGACCATCTTACCGGCGCCGATGAATCCAATTCTATAACTCATATGCACTTCATCCCCTTAGACTTTATTGAACATTTTAACACGCCTGACTCCCGATGGCTTATAATTTATATAAAATGTTCCAGGTGATATAATTGTCCCCAAATGGGCACACATCCAACAGGAGGGGCACAGATATGGCAGAAAAGAATCTCACCAAAGAAAATAGAAAGCTGCACGAAAAACTTGATCCGAGATACAAAAAAGTTTATGAAGATATCCTCATATATATACGGGTGAATACTAGCTCAGAAAGCCATGAAACAGAAGCAGCACTCAATACATTACTGAAGAAGATCATTCAAACCCAAAGAGAGGGAGGGAGTATAACTTCCGTTACTGGAGAGAACTATCGCGCATACGCCGACAGCCTCATCGAAAAGCTTCCTCAAAGGAACATATTAAGACTGGCAAGCTTCCTGGCTCTCATACTAGTCGGTTTGAACTTAATATTCGATTATCTGATCCAGATATTTTTCAGACTGATTGACAGTGCGGCATTGAGCACTACACTCGTCGTCATTCAATTCACTCTCGAAATGATTATTACAGCAGCTCTGGTAATAGGATTCATATACGCTATATTTCATACCTTCCGTCAAATTGCTTTCAAGGCATGGCCTGCCTGGAAAGAGTATGGGCTGTACTTTCTGATCGGATTCGGCTTCTTCCTCCTTTATATGTTCCTCAATATCCTCCTCACTTCTATAGATTCGGGGCCATCATTCGAAGTGAATATGTTTTTGATAGTATTGCTTGGCATTATCCTACTAGCCCTTGGTATACTAGGGTTTTATAGAAAGAAATAACGCCATGAGATATGAAATTTTGTATCGCATAGCGTTATATTGTTACCCCATAAAGACTTTCTTGAACTTGATGCATGAACTTTAATATTTGTTCCATGAGAAACAGCAGGACCAGAAAAGCCCTGGACCTTATAAGATCCAGGGCTTTTCTCTAGCTGAGCAGTGCGCCTTCTTCTTGAGGTTTCAAATCCAGTTTGTCAGAAACCATTTCATTCAGTTCCTTGAACTTCTCCGGCTGTTCGGAGAGGTTGATTCCATAGGAAGGCACCATTTCTTTTATTTTATCCTCCCACTCAGGAAATTCCTGAGGGAAGCAACGCTGCATTACATCGAGCATGACATCTACAGAGACAGAAGCGCCTGGTGAGGCGCCAAGCAGGGCTGCAACAGAACCGTCTTCTGCAGTAATGACTTCAGTGCCGAACTGAAGTGTGCCCTTACCGCCTTTATCCGTGTCCTTGATGACCTGTACACGCTGTCCGGCCACTACGATATCCCAGTCCTCGCTTTTGGCTGATGGGATGAATTCCCTCAAGTCCTCCATCCTGTCCTCATTCGACTGCATGACCTGCTGGATCAGATATTTCGTCAGACCCATCTCTTTGGCCCCTGCAGACAGCATGGTAAATACATTATTCGGCTTCACAGACCCAATGAGGTCGAAATAGGAGCCGGTTTTGAGAAACTTGGGTGAAAAGCCTGCAAACGGTCCGAAGAGCAGTGATTTCTTCCCTTCGATATAACGTGTATCCAAATGGGGTACTGACATCGGAGGCGCTCCGACTTTTGCTTTCCCATATACTTTCGCATTGTGCTTCTCCACGACTTCAGGGTTCTCGCACACCATGAAAAGACCACTGACCGGGAAGCCGCCTATATTCTTCGACTCCGGTATGCCTGTCTTTTGAAGCAGTGGAAGGCTGCCTCCCCCAGCACCGATGAAGATGAACTTCGATGTATGATATTCGACTTTATCTGTTGCGAGATTTCTGACTTTGACCTGCCATTCCCCGCCCTTTGTCCGTCTGATATCTTCAACTTCATGGCCAAGGTTGAGTGATACGTCCTTTTCCTCGAGGAGGTCGAACAGTTTGCGTGTGAGATTACCGAAGTTGATATCCGTCCCGGTTTCGATACGGGTTGCGGCAATCGGTTCTTTTGAAGCACGCTCCTGCATCATCAAAGGGATCCATTTATTCAGGGTTTCTTCATCATCCGCAAATTCCATTCCTTCGAACAGTGGATTTTTGGATAACGCTTCCACACGTTTTTGTAGAAATTCGACATTCTTCTCCCCTTCTACAAAACTGAGATGGGGGACTGGCATGATGAAATCCTGAGGTTTCTCCATCATTCCCTTTTCAACAAGATGGGACCAGAACTGTTTGGACAATTGGAACTGTTCGTTGATGCGGATTGCCTTGGTGACATCCAAAGAGCCGTCTGCCTGCTCAGGTGTGTAGTTCAGTTCGCACAAAGCAGAGTGTCCGGTTCCAGCGTTATTCCATGCATCGGAACTCTCCTGGGCTGTTGAATCAAGCTTTTCAAACACTTCAATGTCCCATTCAGGTGCAACTTCCTTTAGAAGCGTACCTAAAGTCGCACTCATGATTCCGCCACCAATAAGAATGACGTCAGTT contains these protein-coding regions:
- the proC gene encoding pyrroline-5-carboxylate reductase, producing the protein MSYRIGFIGAGKMVNHIVKGLLKSPEMKDDIIVTGRNQQKLDKFNEGKGIEVSTDYSLLSECDIIVNGVSSDQTLHVFNEVRAYTREDAIHISIAAGVSIDEMETILPQHKIVRNMPNIAVSVQEGVMVMAANAHISDEDKETLDEIFNRIAAVAWVEEPLMKYAPSLTGSSPTYTFLMIEAMADKAVSAGFPRQQAYMLAAQAVVGAGKLVLETESHPAVLKDQITTSGGSTIQGVMELENNGFRKSVIQAMEAINNANKK
- a CDS encoding malate:quinone oxidoreductase; its protein translation is MNSVMNKTDVILIGGGIMSATLGTLLKEVAPEWDIEVFEKLDSTAQESSDAWNNAGTGHSALCELNYTPEQADGSLDVTKAIRINEQFQLSKQFWSHLVEKGMMEKPQDFIMPVPHLSFVEGEKNVEFLQKRVEALSKNPLFEGMEFADDEETLNKWIPLMMQERASKEPIAATRIETGTDINFGNLTRKLFDLLEEKDVSLNLGHEVEDIRRTKGGEWQVKVRNLATDKVEYHTSKFIFIGAGGGSLPLLQKTGIPESKNIGGFPVSGLFMVCENPEVVEKHNAKVYGKAKVGAPPMSVPHLDTRYIEGKKSLLFGPFAGFSPKFLKTGSYFDLIGSVKPNNVFTMLSAGAKEMGLTKYLIQQVMQSNEDRMEDLREFIPSAKSEDWDIVVAGQRVQVIKDTDKGGKGTLQFGTEVITAEDGSVAALLGASPGASVSVDVMLDVMQRCFPQEFPEWEDKIKEMVPSYGINLSEQPEKFKELNEMVSDKLDLKPQEEGALLS